A window of Platichthys flesus chromosome 23, fPlaFle2.1, whole genome shotgun sequence contains these coding sequences:
- the lrtm2a gene encoding leucine-rich repeat and transmembrane domain-containing protein 2 — MPPQTNPPGGGTGLPPSSEAFHLARPVLLSVLSLLAVLLPPASSCPPPCLCSSDGLVVDCGGRGLSALPPLHLLPPGSHSLLLANNKLASLGASAFANLSSLEELDLSNNYLDNLPAGLFRDMSNLTGLTLHNNSLTGMEKDLFKGLGGLQRLDLSLNGLSSVPLGLLDELQSLRWLSLSGNRLHGLERAAFEPLANLQQLELGNNPWECDCNLREFKHWMEWLLYRGGKVDAVECTLPKDLRGRDIRGVPVEMFNYCLQLEDENGGGESSRSGQKGGPPCSKNALNPSGATPITDDRVNTGDDSSSSRGGGGAGGEAPSDCVRARYKPVSVRRAIGTVVIAGVVCGIVCIMMVAAAAYGCIYASLMAKYQRELKKRQPLMGDGETDGEDREEKQISSVA; from the exons ATGCCCCCCCAAACCAACCCCCCTGGCGGGGGCACTGGCCTGCCCCCGTCCAGTGAAGCCTTCCACTTGGCCAGACCTG tcctcctctctgtcctcagccTTCTGGCAGTACTGCTGCCACCGGCCTCCTCCtgccctcctccctgtctctgctcctcagATGGTTTGGTGGTGGACTGCGGGGGCCGGGGTCTCTCCGCCCTGCCTCCCCTGCACCTCTTGCCACCCGGGAGCCACTCCTTGCTGCTAGCCAACAACAAACTTGCCTCGCTGGGAGCCTCTGCCTTCGCTAACCTCTCCTCACTGGAG gagctggaCCTTTCTAATAACTATCTAGATAATTTACCAGCTGGATTATTCAGAGACATGTCCAACCTTACAGGACTGACTCTTCACAACAACTCATTAACAGGGATGGAGAAGGACCTCTTCAAG GGTTTGGGGGGCCTTCAGAGACTGGATCTGTCCCTGAACGGACTGTCCTCTGTTCCTCTGGGGCTACTTGATGAGCTGCAGAGCCTCAG GTGGCTGTCTCTGTCGGGCAACCGGCTCCATGGTTTAGAGAGGGCAGCGTTTGAGCCCCTCGCCAACCTGCAACAACTGGAATTGGGAAACAACCCGTGGGAATGTGACTGCAACCTCCGCGAATTCAAACACTGGATGGAGTGGCTGCTGTACAGAG GGGGGAAGGTGGACGCGGTGGAGTGCACGCTACCTAAGGATCTGCGTGGGCGAGACATCCGTGGTGTTCCAGTGGAAATGTTCAACTACTGCCTCCAACTTGAGGACGAGAACGGAGGAGGTGAGAGTTCCCGTTCTGGACAGAAAGGAGGTCCACCCTGCAGCAAGAACGCTCTTAACCCCAGTGGGGCGACGCCAATTACTGACGACAGGGTCAACACAGGTGATGACTCCTCTTCgagcagaggaggtggaggcgcAGGTGGGGAGGCCCCATCGGATTGTGTCCGTGCTCGTTATAAGCCTGTGAGCGTGCGCCGCGCTATAGGCACAGTGGTGATTGCCGGCGTGGTTTGCGGCATCGTTTGCATCATGATGGTTGCAGCTGCGGCCTACGGCTGCATCTACGCCTCCCTGATGGCCAAATACCAGAGAGAGCTGAAGAAAAGGCAGCCGCTGATGGGAGACGGCGAGACAGAcggggaggacagggaggagaaaCAGATCTCCTCTGTGGCCTAG